The Mycolicibacterium aurum genome segment CCTCTCCCAGTTCGGCATCAACCTGCCGCCGCTGCCGACGGGCCTGCTGACCGGGACCCAGACGTCACCGACGACGCTCACCCCCGGACTCGGTTCCACGGGCCTGACCTCCCCCGGCCTGATGCCGGGGCTGACCGCGCCCTCGCTCACCGACCCCGGACTGGCCAATCCCGCCTTGACGAATCCGGGACTGACCAGCCCGACCGGTGCCACCCCGGGTCTGACCGTCCCCGGTGTGGCGACCCCGGGCCTGACCACGCCGAGTCTCACCGACCCGGCGCTGGCCTCGCCCGGCCTGACCACGCCGTCGCTCACCGACCCCGCCCTGACCACCCCCGGTCTCACCACTCCGGGGCTGACGACGCCGGCGGCGTTGACCGATTCCGGGCTGGGCTCGTTGCCGATCTCCACCTCGGGGCTGCCCGCCACGGGTGAGGTGCCCATCTCAGCGCCGGTCGGTCTCGACCCGGCACTGGGCAGCTACCCGATCCTCGGTGATCCGTCGCTGGCAGCCACCCAGCCCGTCGCCACGAGCAGCGGCGGTCTGCTCGGTGACCTGACCAGCGCTGCCAACAGCCTGGGTGCCGGCGAGGCGATCGACCTGCTCAAGGGCGTGCTGATGCCGGCGATCATGTCGGCGGTCAAGCCGCCGGTGGCTCCCGCCGCCCCCCTCGCCACGGCCGCGGGCGAGGTTCCCGCCGAGGTCGAAGCGGGGCTCGGCGCCGCCGAAGCCGCGATCGAACCGGGCGCGTAACCGGGTACGCCCCACGGTCCTGCCACCGAACGGCACCGCAGAAGCGTCAGCACGCTCTGCGGTGCCGTTGCAGGTGTTTTGGTCCCTCAAATGCCCGTGTCGTAACACTTGCACCATTGGGCTCATACGTAACATCAGTCCGTGCTGTATCAGCGGGCTGCACCGTCAATCCTGTTCACCGCGCTCGCGGCGACAGTGGTGCTTCTGCCGTGGGCGATCTCCGGTGTGCCCGACGGTGACGACACACCGGCCATGGCGGCCCCTCATCTCGTCCAGCAGCCGCTGACCGATCTCGGTGGCGGCGAGACCATCCGCGAACTGCATCAGGACACCCCGTTCTCGATGGTGGCGCTGACGTCCGACGACCTCACCGGCACCTCGGCGCGGGTCCGGGCCAAGCACGACGACGGCTCGTGGGGGCCGTGGTACGACGCCGAGAACCTCGATGGTGTGGGCGCCGACCTGCCCGGCCCCCGGGGCACGGATCCGGTGTTCGTGGGGCGGACCACCACGGTGCAGATCGCGGTCACGCGTCCCGTCGACGCGCCGGCAACGGCACCGGCGGCGCCCGCCCGAAAACCCGGCGGCCCCGAACTGGGCTATATCCCGGCGAACGTCGAGCAGCCGTTCAGCCAGAACATCACGGCGGTGTTGATCAGCCCGCCCGAGGCGCCACCGGATCTGGGGCCGCTGCCCAACGCGGCAACGCCCGCCGGTCAGCCGCCGCACATCATCAACCGCGCCGAATGGGGCGCCGACGAGGGGATGCGGTGCGGCGACCCGCGTTATGACACCAAGATTCGCGCGGGCGTGGTGCATCACACCGCGGGCAGCAACGAGTACACACCGGCGGATTCAGCCGGTATCGTCCGGTCGATCTACGAGTACCACACCCGGACACTGGGCTGGTGCGACATCGCCTACAACGCGATGGTCGACAAGTACGGCCAGGTGTTCGAGGGCCGCGCCGGGGGCATGACGCGCCCCGTCGAAGGGGCACACACAGGTGGCTTCAACCACAACACGTGGGGCGTGGCGATGCTCGGCAACTTCGAGACGGTGCCGCCGACGCCGATCCAGTTGCGCACCACCGCAAGGCTTCTGGGATGGGTACTGGGGCAGTCCGGTGTCGATCCGCTGGGCGCCGTCGTGCTGCCGTCCGAGGGCGGCTCGTTCACCAAGTTCCCGTTCGGCGCGTCGCCCACGTTGCCGACGATCTTCACCCACCGTGACGTCGGGATCACCGAGTGCCCCGGCAACGCCGCCTACGCGCTGATGGGCCAGATCCGTGACATCGCCGCCCGGTTCGACGATCCACCGGGACCCGAGCAGCTCGCCGAGACATTGCGCGGCGGAGCCATCTTCGCGAAATGGGAAGCCCTGGGCGGGATGAACAGCTATCTGGGCCGGCCGACGTCCCCGGAAGCGTCCGGGCAAGGGCCGACCCGCTACGTGACGTTCGAGCGGGGCGCCATGTACTGGTCACCGGAGAGCGGCGCCGAGCCCATCACCGGTGAGCTCTACCGAGCCTGGGGCGCCCTCGGATTCGAGCGCGGGGCGCTGGGGCTGCCGACGAGCGCCGAGATCGCCGAACCACTGTGGATCGTGCAGAATTTCCAGCACGGCACGCTGAACTTCGACCGGGAGAAGGGCACCGTCACCCGGGTAGTGGACGGCGTACCCGTCGATCTGCCGGCATCGACCGATCTCAATCCGGTTCAGCTGGAACGGTTCACCCCGCCGATCAATCCGGTCTAGACGTCTCGGTCTCCTCGACCGGCGCGAGCCGGTGACTCAGCTGCGCCCGAGACCGGATACCCAGCTTGCGGTACACGCGGGTCAGATTCGTCTCGACCGTCTTGACGCTGACGAACAACGCGTCGGCGACGTCACGGTTGCTCAGGCCTGAGGCCACCAGTTCGGCGACCTGCCGCTCGGAGTCAGTCAGCTCGGCGTTCTCGGCGCGGCCCCCGGCTGTGCTGCGGGCCAACTCGGTACGGGCCCGCTCCGCCCACAGCGGGGCACCGAGTTCGGAGAACCTGCGCAGCGCGTCGCGCACGGTCGTCGCCGCTGCGTCGCGGCGGCGCAGCCTGCGCTGTACGTCACCGAGTACCAGTTGGGTGCGCGCGCGTTCGAAAGGCATGGGCAGGCGGTCGTGGTGGGCCATTGCCTCCTCCGCCGCCGACAACGCACCGGCCAGATCGCCCCGGGCCACCAACAGCATTGCCCGACAGCGGCTTCCGACAGCCAGCAGCCATGGCCGGTCCAGGGCCGCACCATTGCGCTCGAAGGCGACGATCAACGGTTCGGCCTCGTCCAGCCGTCCCAGGGCGATCAACGACTCGGCCGCGTCGGGCATGAAACAGCACGACATCAGCTCGGTACCGGTGAACGGCCGGTACAGCTCGATGAGTGGCGCGGCGGCCTCGAGCGCCTGACGATAGTTGCCCAGTGACACCTCAAGGAATGCCAACGTCGCACTCGCCCAGACCGTGAGCGGCGGATAGCCTTCGCCCTGGGCCAGTGCGGCCCGGGCGTAGTCGCGGGCACGGGCCTCGTGTCCGCGGTAACCGGCCGCGGCGGCACCGATGCTCAGGGCGATCACCATCGAACCGCCCAGCTGCTCGGCGCGCTCCATCATGTCCGCGGCGTGGCCCTCGGCGTCGTCGTAGCGGCCGTGCCAGATCGCCACCAGGGTGCGGTAACCCAGCACCGCCATCACGTCGTGTTCGGCGCCCCGCTGATGGCACCGCTCGGCCACCTCGGCCAGCTGCGCATCGGCTTCGGCCAGCCGGCCGGTCATGCCGAGGATCAATCCGCGGGTTGCGCTGGCACGGAACGGGATCGGAGTGTTGTCGTCGCGATCCTCCAGGTCGACCGCGCGCTGCAGGGCCGCCTCGTCCAGCCCGTGGCCGGCTTGAAAGCTGACATGCACCCACATGGCCAGCGCCCGGCTGGTCAACGCGGGCATCCCGGCCCGCTCCGCCGTCTCGACCGCCGACCAGGCGATCCTCAGCTGCTCGTCGAACGTGCCTGCCATGCCGAGAGCGAACGCGAGCGAGATCAACGAGGACACCAGGATCGCGTCGTTGTCGGCGGCGTCGGCGCGGGCCTGCTCGAGAAGCCTGACGGCCGCCGCGTAGTCATCCTGGAAAATCCGCACGCCGGCAAGGAGATTCAATGCCAGTGCGCGCAGCACCCCCGGGCGCAGATCGTCGGTGACGGTCTCCAGCAACGCAGCCGCCCGCGGCATGTCGCCGGCGACATAGTGATGCTCGGCCGCCCGGATCCGGCGCGACACCTTGTCTCCGCCGAGGTGGATCGCGAGCTCGACGAGCTCCGCCGCCGCGGCAGGCGCGCCGCGACCCCGCGCCGACTCCGCGGCAGCGTCCAAGGTGGCCAGGGTGGCCTCGTCGGCCTCGGTGGCCGACAGTGCGAGGTGGCGGGCCCGCAACTCTGGCTGCGTGCTGATCTCCGCCAACCGCCGGTGGAGGTCCCGGCGCCGGCCCGGCTCGGCGTTGTCGTAGATGCCGCCGGCCAGCAGTGGATGTGTGAACCGGACGCGGTTGCCCTCGATGACCACGACGCCCTCGACCTCGGCGGCCTCCAGCAGGGCCGTGACCTGCGCGGCGGTCCTGTCCACGACCGCCGCGAGCAGGTCCACCGTCGGCACCGTCACCGACGCGGCGACCAGCAGCACGTCACGTACGTCGTCGGCAAGCCCGTCGACCCGCAGCCTGACCACCTCGGCCAGTGTGGCGGGCAGCTGGCGGCCTGGCGGACCGACGTCGACCACCCGCGCCAATTCCAGTGCGTAGAGCGGGTTTCCACCCGACACCTCGGCGATCCGCACGATCGCGGGCCGGGAGAAGCGCCTCCCGAGACGCGCAGACAGCATCGTGTGCAGCGCCCCCAGACTCATCGGGGCGACCCGCACGCGCGTCAGGGCCTCGGTACCCACGTGCAGCCAGGACGCGACGGGATCGTGGACGTGCACCCCCGACCGTTCGGTCACCAGCACTCCGACCGCGCCCCTGATCCGTCGGGCCACGAAGGCCACCACCGCGCGACTGGACGGATCCAGCCACTGCACGTCGTCGATTGCGA includes the following:
- a CDS encoding exported repetitive protein Erp, with translation MPNRRRRRLSTAMSTVAALAVASPVAVIAVSELSASAQDRPQHREFVQAATITDLPGELITALSQGLSQFGINLPPLPTGLLTGTQTSPTTLTPGLGSTGLTSPGLMPGLTAPSLTDPGLANPALTNPGLTSPTGATPGLTVPGVATPGLTTPSLTDPALASPGLTTPSLTDPALTTPGLTTPGLTTPAALTDSGLGSLPISTSGLPATGEVPISAPVGLDPALGSYPILGDPSLAATQPVATSSGGLLGDLTSAANSLGAGEAIDLLKGVLMPAIMSAVKPPVAPAAPLATAAGEVPAEVEAGLGAAEAAIEPGA
- a CDS encoding N-acetylmuramoyl-L-alanine amidase codes for the protein MLYQRAAPSILFTALAATVVLLPWAISGVPDGDDTPAMAAPHLVQQPLTDLGGGETIRELHQDTPFSMVALTSDDLTGTSARVRAKHDDGSWGPWYDAENLDGVGADLPGPRGTDPVFVGRTTTVQIAVTRPVDAPATAPAAPARKPGGPELGYIPANVEQPFSQNITAVLISPPEAPPDLGPLPNAATPAGQPPHIINRAEWGADEGMRCGDPRYDTKIRAGVVHHTAGSNEYTPADSAGIVRSIYEYHTRTLGWCDIAYNAMVDKYGQVFEGRAGGMTRPVEGAHTGGFNHNTWGVAMLGNFETVPPTPIQLRTTARLLGWVLGQSGVDPLGAVVLPSEGGSFTKFPFGASPTLPTIFTHRDVGITECPGNAAYALMGQIRDIAARFDDPPGPEQLAETLRGGAIFAKWEALGGMNSYLGRPTSPEASGQGPTRYVTFERGAMYWSPESGAEPITGELYRAWGALGFERGALGLPTSAEIAEPLWIVQNFQHGTLNFDREKGTVTRVVDGVPVDLPASTDLNPVQLERFTPPINPV
- a CDS encoding helix-turn-helix transcriptional regulator, whose translation is MVAVGGYHDASAGPAAAADEFLAAARRRPSGLLIEGEPGIGKTTLWSAVADQAARAGFQVLTARTGQVESGPAHAAVADLFAGISPGILAALPDMQRLAADRVLVREHTAGRATDERLTAAALLGAVQAMSAQAPVLIAIDDVQWLDPSSRAVVAFVARRIRGAVGVLVTERSGVHVHDPVASWLHVGTEALTRVRVAPMSLGALHTMLSARLGRRFSRPAIVRIAEVSGGNPLYALELARVVDVGPPGRQLPATLAEVVRLRVDGLADDVRDVLLVAASVTVPTVDLLAAVVDRTAAQVTALLEAAEVEGVVVIEGNRVRFTHPLLAGGIYDNAEPGRRRDLHRRLAEISTQPELRARHLALSATEADEATLATLDAAAESARGRGAPAAAAELVELAIHLGGDKVSRRIRAAEHHYVAGDMPRAAALLETVTDDLRPGVLRALALNLLAGVRIFQDDYAAAVRLLEQARADAADNDAILVSSLISLAFALGMAGTFDEQLRIAWSAVETAERAGMPALTSRALAMWVHVSFQAGHGLDEAALQRAVDLEDRDDNTPIPFRASATRGLILGMTGRLAEADAQLAEVAERCHQRGAEHDVMAVLGYRTLVAIWHGRYDDAEGHAADMMERAEQLGGSMVIALSIGAAAAGYRGHEARARDYARAALAQGEGYPPLTVWASATLAFLEVSLGNYRQALEAAAPLIELYRPFTGTELMSCCFMPDAAESLIALGRLDEAEPLIVAFERNGAALDRPWLLAVGSRCRAMLLVARGDLAGALSAAEEAMAHHDRLPMPFERARTQLVLGDVQRRLRRRDAAATTVRDALRRFSELGAPLWAERARTELARSTAGGRAENAELTDSERQVAELVASGLSNRDVADALFVSVKTVETNLTRVYRKLGIRSRAQLSHRLAPVEETETSRPD